GTGGTGAAGGCGAGGATCAGGCCGCCGGCGTGCCGGTCGCGTTGGTCGGCCGGCAGCACCTCGGTGCCGCGGGCGAGGAGGACGACGTCCACAGCGTCGTCGTCGCGTGAAAGGGAGGCGAACCCCTCGGCGGCGGCCTGCTCCACGTAGCCGAGGTGGGTGGTGAAGAACCGCTTCGAGGCGGCGACGTCGTCGACGGTGAGCGAGACGGTGGACGCGGTGATCCGCAAGGTGTTTCCCCACATCTGTTCGTCGGTTCATGGCAAAGTTAGTACCGACG
Above is a genomic segment from Streptomyces collinus Tu 365 containing:
- a CDS encoding VOC family protein produces the protein MRITASTVSLTVDDVAASKRFFTTHLGYVEQAAAEGFASLSRDDDAVDVVLLARGTEVLPADQRDRHAGGLILAFTTSGIEHEEKRLRAEGVEITMPLREEPWGERLFQIADPNGVIVQFVEWATPSGPEHA